The genomic stretch GAGATAACAACCTAGCATTATATCGACACACAGAAAAGGTCCTTTAAAACACCTTTTAAAATGTTTTTAAAATGAACTTAATCCTTAAAATAGTACTTTGATGCGAGTGAAAACCGCCTAATGACGTCACATTACTATTTACACTTAAGGATAAATCATGAAGAAATCAGCGTTATCTTTGCTTATTCCTGCGTTACTTCTGTCAACGGCAGCGCATTCAGCAGAAGTCTACAACAAAGACGGTAATAAACTCGATCTGTACGGTAAAGTAGATGCCTTACATTATTTCTCCGATGACAGCAATAAAGATGGCGACCAAACCTATGTCCGTTTTGGCTTTAAAGGCGAAACGCAGATTAACGATATCATGACCGGTTATGGCCAGTGGGAATACAACGTAATGGCCAACAACACCGAGTCTGGTGGCGGAAACAATAATTATACGCGTCTGGGATTTGCAGGACTCGGCCTGGGGCAATATGGTTCTTTTGACTATGGCCGAAACTATGGTGTTTTATACGATGTAGAAGCCTGGACTGACGTACTTCCTGAATTTGGGGGCGACAGCTATACGACAGCCGATAACTTTATGACTGGCCGTGCAAACGGCGTGGCAACTTATCGTAATTCTGGCTTCTTTGGTTTAGTTGACGGTCTGAATGTCGCCGTTCAGTATCAGGGTGCGAATGACGGAGACAATTCCGAAGAATTCCAGGGGACTAACAATGGCCGCGACGCCCGTAGCCAAAACGGGGACGGTTGGGGTCTATCAACCACTTATGAAATTGGCGGAGGTGTGAGCGCAGGCGCTGCGTATTCATCTTCTGACCGTACAAATGAACAACAATCTTCAGGCGACAAAGGTACGAACAACAATGCCGAAAAAGCAGATGCGTGGACTGCAGGTCTTAAATACGATGCGAATAACGTCTATTTAGCAACGATGTATTCTGAAACGCGTAACATGACAGCTTACGGTGAAAATGATGATAGCAATGGTGTGGCAAATAAGACACAAAACATAGAAGCGACTGCACAATATCAATTTGATTTCGGCCTCCGCCCTGAAATTTCATACCTTCAGTCTAAAGGTAAGGATCTGAATGCCACCAAAGATAGCTCTGTCTCTGGCGATAAAGATCTTGTTAAATATCTTTCCCTGGGCACGACCTATTTCTTCAATAAAAACATGTCAACTTATGTAGACTACAAAATAAACCTGCTTGATGGCGATGACAGTTTCTACAAGGATAATGGCATCTCTACGGACAATATCGTGGCATTGGGCATGGTATATCAGTTCTAGTTTCAACCCTGAAAATTAATAATGGAGCAAACCACACGCTCCATTATTAATCTGTTGTATAACGCGTTAATAACCCTCTCTTCAATGCTGTTACCAATTATTTAATACGCTAAAACCAAACGGGACATTTCTCACCATGGTAGAAGTAAAAACTTTCTCAGCAATTAGACAGTTTAATAGCTGGGTTGTGCAGAATGAGTCAACAATTGCCCAGGGTGTTATCAACATCATCGGCGCTTTAATTATTCTCTGCATTGGTTTTTTTGTTGCCCGTATGGCAGCCGCCGGGTTACGCAGATTGTTAACCGCACGTAAAGTTGATAAAACTGTCATTCAGTTTTGCAGCACTTTACTACGCTATACGCTTTTAGCCTTTACAGTCATTGCTGCGCTAGGCCGTATAGGGGTTGAAACCTCATCTATTATTGCCGTTGTCGGCGCTGCAGGTTTAGCCATTGGCCTTTCGTTACAAGGCTCTTTAGCTAATTTCGCAGCAGGCATATTACTCGTTTCCCTTCGCCCTTTCCGGGCAGGTGAATACGTAGACTTAGCTGGCGTAGCAGGAACCGTAGAAGAAGTACATATATTCTCAACCACGTTGCGAATGAGTGACAATAAAATTGTCATTGTCCCAAATGGGAAAGTTATTGCAGGGAATATTATTAATTTCTCCCGCCAACAACATCGCAGGGTAGATATAACTGTTGGTGTTTCTTACTCTACAGACATTAATAATATTAAAAAAATCCTTAACAAAGTAGTTACCGCTGACAAGCGTATTCTTCAGGAGTTGGGCGTCACCATTCGACTTAATGAGATGGCCGGTTCATCTTTAAACTATGTCGTTCGGGTATGGACGTTAAATAAAAACTATTGGGATGTTTATTTTGACCTGATGGAGGCAATCAAAGACACACTCGATGAGCATCAAATAAGTATTCCGTTCCCGCAATTAGACATTCATCTCTACAAATGAATGTTATAAAAATCTAAAACCACCACCAAGAGAAATATCATGAATAAATATGCTAAAGTCATTATTACAACAAGCTGCCTGATGTTTGCCAGCGCATCTTTTGCCACCACAACAGCACCGGCCCCCGCGTCACAAGGAGAGTATTTAGCACAAAAACTGCATCTGACTGATGCGCAAAAACAGCAGATTGAAAATTTGCAGCAAACAACGAAAAATGAACTTTCCAGCATCAATGTCGATGGCGTAAAAAAGGACTTAATCTTAAATATGATCAAGTCTGGGAAATGGGATGAACAGGCAGCGAAGCAACAACTCGCCGATATTGGGAATATCCAGGCACAGGCGAGTTATGACCGTGCCCAGTATATTTTCAAAGTCAGCCAGGTTCTGACTAAGGAACAGAAACAACAGTTGCAAACCATGATGAAACAACAAGCAATGTATTAAATCAGTACGTAATCTCCCCACCCATCTGGGGAGATTTATCGAAAAAACATTTCCCCTCTTCATGCCGTTTGCATTCATTTTTAAACGTGATCATTGTCAGTATAATTCAGCATATATATTAGTTGAGAAACAATACGTTCAGCATCACGATATAAATTGAAGACACCCGGATAGGCCAGCCAGTTTCCAAACACACCCGTAAAATATGCACAAATTAAATCTGCACTTTGTTTGCTGTTCAAGCTCGCAGGAAGCTGTTCTCTGTCCTTACACGCATCCAGCATCATTTCCATTCGCTGATGATTGATATAAATCATTTTCCGGATATCCTGGCTACTCAACATAGGTTGGGTAAACTCACATTTATGGAGAATGATATTGATTAAATCCCTCTGCTTTGGCTCTGCAGCAACCAACTTAATGCCATTGATCAGTAAATTTTTCAATTCAGCGAGAGGGTTACTCCCAGGCAGGATTAATTCATCACCTTTGATCTGGCTATAAATGGGTTTTTCTCTGTACCATATTTCATTGAATAATTCCGTTTTGCTTTCGAAGTGCCAATAAATGGCTCCTCGTGTTACGCCTGCTGAGCCAGCAATATCCATCAGCGTTGTTGCGGCATATCCTCGCGTTGAAAACTCTTCTATGGCAACATCCAGCAAATGCATTTTTGTTTTCAAAGATTCAATTTTCGTTTTTCTTGACATAAATGATATTTCTTTATCAGAAAGAATTTGTATGCAGATTTAATTATTTAAATCTCTTGAACTGTATAACTCAAGTGTTTATTACCTGATAAAGGTATTATTTTCAATTTTACAAAGGGTTAGCCAAGGGTCTTTTAATGGACTATCAGGGTGACTTCTTTATGCTCTATCGTTGTGATTAACTGACAACAGCTGGTAATTGCCATCTTTTTGCTTATTCGGTGAAATTAAGATCCCTCTCTCATATAAGGTAATGTGTAAAAATGGTTAAGTTTTTTATTGAGCGCCCTATTTTCGCCTGGGTGCTTGCCATTATTTTAATGCTTGCAGGGGGACTGGCCATTCTCAAACTTCCGGTCGCGCAATACCCGACGATTGCGCCACCCGCTATCGCTATTTCAGCCAGTTACCCCGGCGCTGATGCTCAGACAGTACAAGATACGGTTACACAGGTAATAGAACAAAATATGAACGGGCTGGATAGCCTGATGTATATGTCTTCGACGAGTGATTCGTCGGGCAGTGTTACCGTAACGCTCACTTTTGATTCGGGAACAGATCCTGATATTGCTCAGGTTCAGGTCCAGAATAAGCTACAACTTGCCATGCCGTTGTTACCTCAGGAGGTACAGCAACAAGGCATCAGTGTGAAGAAATCCAGCAGTAGCTTTCTGATGGTCGCCGGTTTTATTTCTACTGATAACAGTATGTCTCAGGATGCTATTGCCGATTATATTTCTTCTAACATTAAAGACCCTATCAGCCGGACGGCGGGGGTGGGTGATACCCAACTATTTGGCGCACAGTACTCGATGCGTATCTGGCTGGATCCTAACCAACTGAATAAATATCAGTTGACGACTCTGGACGTTGTCAATCAGTTGAAAGTACAGAATAACCAAATTGCGGCAGGCCAACTCGGTGGCCTGCCTTCGGTAAAAAATCAACAGCTCAATGTGTCAATTATCGCGCAAACACGACTCAGAAACCCCGCTGAATTTTCACGAATTCAGCTTAAAGTCATGCCTGACGGAGCAAAGGTTCAGCTTAAGGATGTCGCCAGAATCGAATTAGGCGGTGAGAATTACAATATTATTGCCCGCTACAACGGAAAGCCGGCAGCGGGGTTAGGAATAAAGCTGGCAACCGGTGCCAATGCGCTGGATACAGCCAAAGCTGTACAAGTCGAAATGGAAAAACTCAAACCCTATTTCCCTAAAGGGTTAACGATTGTTTATACCTACGACACCACGCCATTTGTCAGAATTTCGATTCAACAGGTCGTACAAACATTATTCGAGGCCATTATTTTGGTCTTCATGGTGATGTACCTGTTTCTGCAAAATATTCGCGCGACCCTTATTCCGACAATTGCTGTGCCCGTTGTACTGTTGGGCACATTTGCCGTCCTGTCTGCCTTTGGCTATTCCATCAACACGCTGACAATGTTTGGCATGGTTCTGGCCATCGGTTTGCTGGTCGATGATGCCATCGTCGTGGTTGAAAATGTAGAACGGGTGATGTCAGAGGACGGGTTATCACCGAAAGAAGCGACCAAAAAATCAATGGAACAAATACAGGGCGCACTGGTCGGTATCGCCATGGTGTTGTCCGCGGTGTTCATTCCTATGGCTTTTTTTGGCGGCTCAACCGGGGTCATTTACCGCCAATTCTCCATCACTATTGTTTCCGCAATGGCATTATCCGTTCTCGTCGCATTGATCCTGACCCCTGCCCTTTGTGCGACCCTGCTTAAAGCAGTCCCAAAAGGGGACCACGGAACAACGAAGGGTTTTTTCGGATGGTTCAACAGAGTATTCGCCCAAAGTACCCGACACTACTCAGCCAGCGTCGCGGGGATCATCAATCACACAGGGCGCTACTTACTTATCTATGCCGGGATAGTCGTTGTCATGGGCATTCTTTTTATTCACCTTCCAACCTCATTCTTACCCGAAGAGGATCAGGGGGTTTTCCTGACAATGGTGACACTCCCTGCCGGCTCAACGCAGGCCAGAACAGAAAAAGTCATGGATGAGATCACCCATTACTATCTCACGCAGGAAAGTGCCAACGTAGAATCAGTCTTCACCGTCAACGGTTTCAGTTTCAGTGGTAAGGGGCAAAATAACGGTCTCGCTTTTGTACGGCTGAAACCCTGGGATCAGCGGTCGGGAAAGAAAAATGAAGTGGCGGCTATTGTGAGCCGCGCGACGCAGGCTTTTTCACGCATCCGTGATGGTCGCGTATTTGCATTCAACCTGCCAGCGATAACAGAGCTCGGGACCGCGACAGGGTTTGATTTTGAATTAATCGATCAGGCCAATCTGGGCCACGTAAAATTAACCCAGGCGAGAAATCAGCTTCTTGGCATGGTGGCTAAACACCCGGATGTGTTGGTGAGAGTTCGGCCTAATGGCCTGGAAGATATGCCGCAATTCAAACTCGATATAGACCAGGAAAAAGCACTGGCTCTGGGCGTTGAAGTCTCTGATATCAATCAAACCATCGCGACCGCGCTGGGCAGTACTTATGTTAATGACTTCCTCGACCACGGGCGCGTCAAAAAAGTTTATGTCCAGGCCGACACGCCTTTCCGCATGCTGCCCGATGACATCAATACATGGTACGTCCGCGGAAACCTCGGGCAAATGGTGCCTTTTTCGACGTTTTCCACCGCACATTGGATTTACGGCTCTCCGCGTCTGGAACGCTATAATGGTCTGCCATCGATGGAAATTTTGGGAGAAGCGACACCGGGGAAAAGCACCGGCGAAGCCATGAATCTGTTTGAAAGTTTTGCCGCTAAACTCCCCGCCGGCATTGGCTATGACTGGACCGGGATGTCTTATCAGGAACGGTTATCGGGCAATCAGGCTCCTGCCTTGTATGCAATCTCTCTTCTGGTCGTCTTTTTATCTCTGGCGGCACTCTACGAGAGCTGGTCAATACCTTTCTCCGTCATGTTAGTCGTCCCCCTTGGGGTAGTGGGCGCACTTCTGGCCGCGACAATGCGAGGCCTCAATAACGATGTCTATTTCCAGGTAGGCCTGTTAACGACCATAGGTTTATCAGCCAAAAATGCCATTCTTATCGTCGAATTCGCCAAAGACCTGATGGACAAAGAAGGGCGGGAGCTGATTGATGCCACACTTGAAGCCGTCAGGATGCGTTTACGTCCCATTCTGATGACGTCACTGGCCTTTATTTTAGGTGTATTGCCATTGGTGGTTAGCACAGGCGCAGGCTCGGGGGCACAAAATGCTGTCGGAACCGGTGTCATGGGGGGAATGGTTTCGGCCACCCTGCTGGCGATTTTTTTGGTGCCTGTATTTTTTGTCGCTGTACGTAAACAACGTCCGAAGAAAAATTAACACCAAATCATTTACAACAAATTATTACTATCAGGAATACGGGATTATGGTCATTCGCAACACTGTTATTTCGGATAATTTAAAAACCTATTTTATTGGAAGTGTTTTTTTAGTCCTTTAATGGGTGTTTTCGATATTTATAAAACGTGATAGTTAATGCCTATGTGTAGAAGCGACAATTAAATTTCAACGTTATTTATAACGTTGATTCACGATCATGAAAACTCATTCTGCAGGTCGTTAATTTTTCACCCTGGAATGAGTGGGAATTTTTTATCAAACCTCTTCGCAGGTTCGTTCAGATGTGAATGTTAAGGAATAATAATGAAGAAACAAATAACACGGGCGATCATTCCAGCGATGATTGCTTTAAGCCTGACGATCACCGGATGCGACAACAGCAACCCAAAGTCCGGCAAGCCGGTACCTCAAGTCAGTGTGATTACGGTGAAAACCGCACCATTGGCAGTCAGTGCTGATCTTCCGGGACGCACTTCCGCTTTCCGGATATCCGAAGTCAGACCCCAGGTGAGCGGCATAGTTTTGAAGCGTAACTTCACAGAGGGAAGCGATGTGCTGGCAGGACAATCCTTGTACCAGATTGATCCCGCACCTTATCAGGCAAGTTATGACAGTGCAGTCGGGGATCAGGAAAAAGCCAAAGCGGCTGCAGTGATTGCACACCTTACCGTCCAGCGCTATAAGCCATTACTTGCCACCCAGTACGTAAGCCAGCAGGATTACGATACTGCTGTAGCTGACGCCCAACAGGCTGAAGCGACTGTCACAGCGGCAAAGGCATCTGTTGAAACCGCACGCATAAACCTCGCCTATACCAAAGTCAGTTCTGCCATCAGTGGTCGCATTGGAAAATCTTCAGTGACGGAAGGTGCTCTGGTCACCACAGAGCAAGCATCCGACCTCGCGTCTGTTCAGCAAATTGA from Rahnella sikkimica encodes the following:
- a CDS encoding Spy/CpxP family protein refolding chaperone gives rise to the protein MNKYAKVIITTSCLMFASASFATTTAPAPASQGEYLAQKLHLTDAQKQQIENLQQTTKNELSSINVDGVKKDLILNMIKSGKWDEQAAKQQLADIGNIQAQASYDRAQYIFKVSQVLTKEQKQQLQTMMKQQAMY
- a CDS encoding efflux RND transporter permease subunit produces the protein MVKFFIERPIFAWVLAIILMLAGGLAILKLPVAQYPTIAPPAIAISASYPGADAQTVQDTVTQVIEQNMNGLDSLMYMSSTSDSSGSVTVTLTFDSGTDPDIAQVQVQNKLQLAMPLLPQEVQQQGISVKKSSSSFLMVAGFISTDNSMSQDAIADYISSNIKDPISRTAGVGDTQLFGAQYSMRIWLDPNQLNKYQLTTLDVVNQLKVQNNQIAAGQLGGLPSVKNQQLNVSIIAQTRLRNPAEFSRIQLKVMPDGAKVQLKDVARIELGGENYNIIARYNGKPAAGLGIKLATGANALDTAKAVQVEMEKLKPYFPKGLTIVYTYDTTPFVRISIQQVVQTLFEAIILVFMVMYLFLQNIRATLIPTIAVPVVLLGTFAVLSAFGYSINTLTMFGMVLAIGLLVDDAIVVVENVERVMSEDGLSPKEATKKSMEQIQGALVGIAMVLSAVFIPMAFFGGSTGVIYRQFSITIVSAMALSVLVALILTPALCATLLKAVPKGDHGTTKGFFGWFNRVFAQSTRHYSASVAGIINHTGRYLLIYAGIVVVMGILFIHLPTSFLPEEDQGVFLTMVTLPAGSTQARTEKVMDEITHYYLTQESANVESVFTVNGFSFSGKGQNNGLAFVRLKPWDQRSGKKNEVAAIVSRATQAFSRIRDGRVFAFNLPAITELGTATGFDFELIDQANLGHVKLTQARNQLLGMVAKHPDVLVRVRPNGLEDMPQFKLDIDQEKALALGVEVSDINQTIATALGSTYVNDFLDHGRVKKVYVQADTPFRMLPDDINTWYVRGNLGQMVPFSTFSTAHWIYGSPRLERYNGLPSMEILGEATPGKSTGEAMNLFESFAAKLPAGIGYDWTGMSYQERLSGNQAPALYAISLLVVFLSLAALYESWSIPFSVMLVVPLGVVGALLAATMRGLNNDVYFQVGLLTTIGLSAKNAILIVEFAKDLMDKEGRELIDATLEAVRMRLRPILMTSLAFILGVLPLVVSTGAGSGAQNAVGTGVMGGMVSATLLAIFLVPVFFVAVRKQRPKKN
- the mscS gene encoding small-conductance mechanosensitive channel MscS gives rise to the protein MVEVKTFSAIRQFNSWVVQNESTIAQGVINIIGALIILCIGFFVARMAAAGLRRLLTARKVDKTVIQFCSTLLRYTLLAFTVIAALGRIGVETSSIIAVVGAAGLAIGLSLQGSLANFAAGILLVSLRPFRAGEYVDLAGVAGTVEEVHIFSTTLRMSDNKIVIVPNGKVIAGNIINFSRQQHRRVDITVGVSYSTDINNIKKILNKVVTADKRILQELGVTIRLNEMAGSSLNYVVRVWTLNKNYWDVYFDLMEAIKDTLDEHQISIPFPQLDIHLYK
- a CDS encoding TetR family transcriptional regulator; the encoded protein is MSRKTKIESLKTKMHLLDVAIEEFSTRGYAATTLMDIAGSAGVTRGAIYWHFESKTELFNEIWYREKPIYSQIKGDELILPGSNPLAELKNLLINGIKLVAAEPKQRDLINIILHKCEFTQPMLSSQDIRKMIYINHQRMEMMLDACKDREQLPASLNSKQSADLICAYFTGVFGNWLAYPGVFNLYRDAERIVSQLIYMLNYTDNDHV
- the ompC gene encoding porin OmpC, producing MKKSALSLLIPALLLSTAAHSAEVYNKDGNKLDLYGKVDALHYFSDDSNKDGDQTYVRFGFKGETQINDIMTGYGQWEYNVMANNTESGGGNNNYTRLGFAGLGLGQYGSFDYGRNYGVLYDVEAWTDVLPEFGGDSYTTADNFMTGRANGVATYRNSGFFGLVDGLNVAVQYQGANDGDNSEEFQGTNNGRDARSQNGDGWGLSTTYEIGGGVSAGAAYSSSDRTNEQQSSGDKGTNNNAEKADAWTAGLKYDANNVYLATMYSETRNMTAYGENDDSNGVANKTQNIEATAQYQFDFGLRPEISYLQSKGKDLNATKDSSVSGDKDLVKYLSLGTTYFFNKNMSTYVDYKINLLDGDDSFYKDNGISTDNIVALGMVYQF
- a CDS encoding efflux RND transporter periplasmic adaptor subunit encodes the protein MIALSLTITGCDNSNPKSGKPVPQVSVITVKTAPLAVSADLPGRTSAFRISEVRPQVSGIVLKRNFTEGSDVLAGQSLYQIDPAPYQASYDSAVGDQEKAKAAAVIAHLTVQRYKPLLATQYVSQQDYDTAVADAQQAEATVTAAKASVETARINLAYTKVSSAISGRIGKSSVTEGALVTTEQASDLASVQQIDPIYVDVTQSSNDFLNLKQAVTQGSLQTNQQTAKVDLILENGQMYPLQGHLEFSDITVDESTGSITLRALFPNPHHDLLPGMFVRARIAEGIQNAAMLVPQQGVTRNPRGDATVMLVNAEQKIEVRNVVAAKAIGDEWLITQGLKEGDKVVVSGLQVAKPGVVVEAQEVNPDQLMPNEQ